One genomic segment of Caldimonas brevitalea includes these proteins:
- a CDS encoding RelA/SpoT family protein — MVAHAASKASKQAAPDTAPHGAHGDAAAASFAALTHRLDYLEPADAKRVREAYKYADEAHLGQFRASGEPYITHPIAVAGLCAEWKLDAQAIMAALMHDVMEDSGATKVDLIEKFGAPTAELVDGLTKLDKLQFSTREESQAESFRKMLLAMARDVRVVLIKLADRLHNMRTMEAMPAAKRSRIAQETLDIYAPIAHRLGLNQIYRELQELSFQYLRPWRFAALAKAVQRARGHRRDIVERIHNDVVRAFAEAKLEVQIFGREKTLFSIYNKMHEKHLSFAQVNDIFGFRVVVPALPQCYLALGVLHQLYKPMPGRFKDYIAIPKANGYQSLHTTLVSPLGTAVEFQIRTESMHLVAEKGIAAHWLYKASDSGSVTEAQRAGTVSLQSLLDIQDETRDSAEFLEHVKVDLFPDAVYVFTPKSKILALPRGATPVDFAYAIHSDVGDHTVAAKVNGEQVALRTELRSGDVVEVITAPVSRPNPAWLNFVRTGRARSKIRHYLKNMRQEESLELGEKLLAQAMRAEGLQMPTGDETAGPDTALWQGLVRWSGNRGRRELLIDIGLGKKIATIVAKRLAKLMAEAGARPDALTLSMSRYLTDDSMPTQSMVTLDGSEGATVQMATCCRPIPGDAIVGYLGRGEGLVAHTSECQVGKRLFQRDSERWIAVEWSEEPQRMFDTAVGVLVQNSKGVLAKVAQAVSEAEADITHIDMGHDPGQATIDLKLLLAVRDRVHLAHVLRTLKRSPLVLRAGRVKPQ; from the coding sequence ATGGTCGCTCACGCCGCATCGAAAGCCAGCAAACAGGCCGCCCCCGACACCGCCCCCCACGGCGCGCACGGCGACGCAGCCGCTGCGTCGTTCGCGGCGTTGACACACCGGCTCGACTACCTCGAGCCCGCCGACGCGAAGCGTGTGCGCGAGGCCTACAAATACGCCGACGAAGCCCACCTGGGCCAGTTCCGCGCCAGCGGCGAACCCTACATCACCCACCCGATCGCCGTCGCCGGCCTGTGCGCCGAGTGGAAGCTCGACGCCCAGGCCATCATGGCCGCGCTGATGCACGACGTGATGGAGGACAGCGGCGCGACCAAGGTCGACCTGATCGAGAAATTCGGCGCCCCGACGGCGGAATTGGTCGACGGCCTGACCAAGCTCGACAAGCTGCAGTTCTCGACGCGCGAGGAATCGCAGGCGGAGTCGTTCCGCAAGATGCTGCTGGCGATGGCGCGCGACGTGCGGGTGGTGTTGATCAAGCTGGCCGACCGGCTGCACAACATGCGCACGATGGAGGCGATGCCGGCTGCCAAGCGCAGCCGCATCGCCCAGGAAACCCTCGACATCTATGCGCCGATCGCCCACCGGCTGGGCCTGAACCAGATTTACCGCGAACTGCAGGAGCTGTCGTTCCAGTATTTGCGGCCGTGGCGCTTCGCCGCGCTGGCCAAGGCGGTGCAGCGGGCCCGCGGGCACCGGCGCGACATCGTCGAGCGCATCCACAACGACGTGGTGCGCGCCTTTGCCGAGGCCAAGCTCGAGGTGCAGATCTTCGGCCGCGAAAAAACGCTGTTTTCGATCTACAACAAGATGCACGAAAAACACCTGAGCTTTGCACAGGTGAACGACATCTTCGGCTTCCGCGTCGTGGTGCCGGCCCTGCCGCAGTGTTATCTGGCGCTCGGGGTGCTGCACCAGCTCTACAAGCCGATGCCCGGCCGCTTCAAGGACTACATCGCGATTCCCAAGGCCAACGGCTACCAGTCGCTGCACACCACGCTGGTCAGCCCGCTGGGCACGGCGGTCGAATTCCAGATCCGCACCGAATCGATGCATCTGGTGGCCGAAAAAGGCATTGCCGCGCACTGGCTTTACAAGGCGAGCGACAGCGGCAGCGTGACCGAAGCGCAGCGCGCCGGCACCGTGTCGCTGCAGTCGCTGCTCGACATCCAGGACGAAACACGCGACTCGGCCGAATTCCTCGAACACGTCAAGGTCGACCTGTTCCCGGACGCCGTCTACGTGTTCACGCCCAAGTCCAAGATCCTCGCGCTGCCCCGCGGCGCCACGCCGGTCGATTTCGCCTACGCGATCCACTCCGACGTGGGCGACCACACGGTGGCCGCCAAGGTCAACGGCGAACAGGTGGCATTGCGCACCGAGTTGCGCAGCGGCGATGTGGTCGAGGTGATCACAGCCCCCGTGTCGCGCCCGAACCCGGCCTGGCTGAACTTCGTGCGGACCGGGCGCGCCCGCTCCAAGATCCGCCACTATTTAAAGAACATGCGCCAGGAGGAATCGCTCGAACTGGGCGAAAAACTGCTGGCGCAGGCAATGCGGGCCGAGGGCCTGCAGATGCCCACCGGCGACGAAACCGCCGGGCCCGACACCGCCTTGTGGCAGGGCCTGGTGCGCTGGAGCGGCAACCGCGGCCGGCGTGAACTGCTGATCGACATCGGGCTGGGCAAGAAGATCGCCACCATCGTCGCCAAGCGGCTGGCCAAGCTGATGGCCGAGGCAGGCGCCAGGCCCGACGCCTTGACGCTGTCGATGAGCCGCTACCTGACCGACGACAGCATGCCGACCCAGTCGATGGTGACGCTCGACGGCAGCGAAGGCGCGACGGTGCAAATGGCCACCTGCTGCCGGCCCATCCCCGGCGATGCCATCGTCGGCTACCTCGGCCGTGGCGAAGGCCTGGTGGCCCACACCAGCGAATGCCAGGTGGGCAAGCGCTTGTTCCAGCGCGACAGCGAACGCTGGATCGCGGTCGAGTGGTCGGAGGAGCCGCAGCGCATGTTCGACACCGCCGTCGGCGTGCTGGTGCAAAACAGCAAAGGCGTGCTGGCGAAGGTGGCGCAGGCGGTCAGCGAAGCCGAGGCCGACATCACCCACATCGACATGGGACACGACCCCGGCCAGGCTACCATCGATCTCAAGCTGCTGCTGGCGGTGCGCGACCGTGTGCACTTGGCGCACGTGCTGCGCACGCTGAAGCGGTCGCCGCTGGTGTTGCGGGCGGGCCGGGTCAAGCCGCAGTAA
- the greB gene encoding transcription elongation factor GreB: MSKAFTKETDADDEDDLALPALPKGGKNYITPQGYRRLREELMSLIDVERPKVVEIVHWAASNGDRSENGDYLYGKKRLREIDRRIRFLTKRLDIAEVADPSLHHGNDQIFFGATVTYATSRGDERTITIKGIDEADNLNGEVSWVSPIARALLKAREGDEVQLMTPGGVEKLEVLEVRYPAPEA, encoded by the coding sequence ATGAGCAAAGCCTTCACCAAAGAAACCGACGCCGACGACGAGGACGACCTCGCCCTGCCGGCGCTGCCCAAGGGCGGCAAAAACTACATCACGCCGCAGGGCTACCGACGCCTGCGCGAAGAGCTGATGTCGCTGATCGACGTCGAACGGCCCAAGGTGGTCGAGATCGTGCACTGGGCCGCGTCCAACGGCGACCGCTCCGAGAACGGCGACTACCTCTACGGCAAGAAGCGTTTGCGCGAGATCGACCGGCGCATCCGCTTTTTGACCAAACGCCTCGACATCGCTGAAGTGGCCGACCCGTCCCTGCACCACGGGAATGACCAGATCTTCTTCGGCGCCACGGTGACCTACGCCACCTCGCGTGGCGACGAACGCACGATCACGATCAAGGGCATCGACGAGGCCGACAACCTGAACGGCGAAGTGAGCTGGGTGTCGCCGATCGCGCGGGCCCTATTGAAGGCGCGCGAGGGCGACGAGGTGCAGCTGATGACGCCCGGTGGCGTCGAAAAGCTTGAAGTGCTGGAGGTGCGCTACCCGGCGCCGGAGGCCTGA
- a CDS encoding LysR family transcriptional regulator — MRRKIPNTPALVCFEAAARHESFTKAAQELALTQSAVCRQIASLEEFLGVPLFRRTRRGVVLTEAGATYSRRIGQRLDAVERDTLALMAHPGAAGTLELAVVPTFATRWLVPRLPRLARHSPDLVVNLETRTRPFLFADTEFDAALYAGTPEQVANWPGTEAVALLREDLVPVCCPALIAPHSHLAPHELVRFPLLQQSTRPYGWRQWFEGQGVQHPQDSAGPRYELFSMLATAAAQGMGLALIPPLLIEAELKRGELVVACDRPYRGERFYYFVTPERKAGDPLVARLREWIVAEATAYAAEQGSA, encoded by the coding sequence ATGAGACGCAAGATCCCCAACACGCCGGCGCTGGTCTGCTTCGAGGCCGCCGCGCGCCACGAAAGTTTCACCAAGGCGGCCCAGGAACTGGCACTGACGCAGAGTGCGGTGTGCCGCCAGATCGCGTCGCTGGAAGAATTTTTGGGCGTGCCATTGTTCCGCCGCACCCGCCGCGGCGTGGTGCTGACGGAAGCGGGCGCGACCTACAGCCGGCGCATCGGCCAGCGGCTCGACGCGGTGGAGCGCGACACGCTGGCGTTGATGGCCCACCCTGGCGCCGCCGGCACGCTCGAACTGGCCGTGGTGCCCACCTTCGCGACCCGCTGGTTGGTCCCGCGCCTGCCCCGGCTGGCCCGCCATTCGCCCGACCTGGTGGTGAACCTGGAAACGCGCACGCGGCCGTTTCTGTTCGCCGACACGGAATTCGACGCCGCGTTGTACGCCGGCACGCCCGAGCAAGTCGCCAACTGGCCGGGCACCGAGGCGGTGGCCTTGCTGCGCGAAGACCTGGTGCCGGTCTGCTGCCCCGCGCTGATCGCGCCCCATTCCCACCTCGCGCCGCACGAACTGGTGCGGTTTCCGCTGCTGCAGCAGAGCACGCGGCCCTATGGCTGGCGGCAGTGGTTCGAAGGGCAGGGCGTGCAACATCCGCAAGACAGCGCGGGCCCGCGCTATGAGCTGTTTTCGATGTTGGCCACGGCGGCGGCGCAGGGCATGGGCCTGGCGCTGATCCCGCCGCTGTTGATCGAGGCCGAACTGAAGCGCGGCGAGCTGGTGGTGGCGTGTGACCGCCCTTACCGGGGCGAACGCTTCTACTATTTCGTCACGCCCGAGCGCAAGGCCGGCGACCCGCTGGTGGCGCGGCTGCGCGAGTGGATCGTCGCCGAGGCCACCGCCTACGCAGCCGAGCAGGGCTCGGCATAA